One Primulina eburnea isolate SZY01 unplaced genomic scaffold, ASM2296580v1 ctg583, whole genome shotgun sequence genomic region harbors:
- the LOC140821484 gene encoding uncharacterized protein: MNSSSDLSSLSDNEDDITNYLVNDAEAIDKEIQGAVVSHIHTPNMMMHAYINQQVNEGTRRGSISCHVVIRRDREIADRNLFNDYFSENPIFHEVVEGFANQYFLSPNANDVARLLHIGKQRGFSGILGSLDCMHWKWKNCPTAWAGQYTGRSGSPIIILEAVADMIFGYGMRIFPIYHPKWSTIMQTIRDTLGPKKRYFLMKQETCKKDVERAFGVLQSRFAIVASPARPWRKNDLHYIMKSCIIMHNMIIEDERDLGAPIEDAMEAPTPDVEMVVNEENDRFQEFLFRYKKIKNRDAHYELRNTLIEHLGEQYSSSNI; this comes from the exons TAACGATGCTGAAGCCATTGATAAAGAAATTCAAGGAGCAGTTGTTAGTCATATTCATACACCCAATATGATGATGCATGCCTATATCAATCAACAAGTTAACGAAGGCACGAGAAGAGGATCAATTTCTTGTCATGTTGTAATTCGTCGCGATAGAGAAATAGCCGATCGTAATTTGTTCAATGACTATTTCTCTGAGAATCCCATATTTCATGAAG TAGTGGAAGGTTTTGCAAATCAGTACTTTCTATCTCCAAATGCCAATGATGTTGCTCGACTCTTACATATTGGTAAACAACGAGGCTTCTCGGGGATATTGGGAAGTCTCGATTGTATGCATTGGAAATGGAAAAATTGTCCTACTGCTTGGGCTGGACAATATACAGGTCGTAGTGGGTCACCAATAATTATTTTAGAAGCAGTGGCCGATATGATCTTTGGATATGGCATGCGTATTTTT CCGATATACCATCCAAAGTGGTCAACTATTATGCAAACTATTCGTGACACACTTGGACCGAAAAAGagatattttttaatgaaacaAGAGACATGCAAAAAAGATGTAGAGCGTGCATTTGGTGTTCTTCAATCTCGATTTGCGATCGTGGCATCTCCAGCACGGCCTTGGCGTAAAAATGATTTACATTACATAATGAAATCTTGCATTATCATGCACAACATGATTATTGAAGATGAACGTGATCTTGGTGCACCAATTGAAGACGCAATGGAAGCACCGACTCCAGATGTTGAAATGGTGGTCAATGAAGAAAATGATAGATTTCAAGAATTTCTATTtcgttataaaaaaataaaaaatagagaTGCTCACTATGAACTACGAAATACGTTAATTGAGCATTTGGGGGAACAATATAGTTCTTCGAATATTTAA